The DNA segment AGAAGAGAATCTTGATCGTAAGAGTGGAACTTTAGATCAACGTGACTTGTCACTCGAAAAGAAAGAGGGGACTCTTGCCGAAAGACAACAACAAATTGAAGAAATGGAAAGCAAAGTGAAAGCGATGCTTCAAGAACAGCAAGCAGAGCTTGAACGTGTCTCTGGTCTAACATCAGACCAAGCGAAACAAGTCATTCTCGAGCGTGTGGAGCAGGAAGTTTCTCATGAGTCAGCACTTATGGTTAAAGAAGCAGAAAACCGTGCTAAAGAAGAGGCTGATAAGAAAGCGAAGAACATTCTTTCACTTGCCCTTCAACGCTGTGCCGCTGACCATGTGGCAGAGACTACTGTATCAGTAGTTAACTTGCCTAACGACGAAATGAAAGGGCGGATTATTGGTCGTGAAGGACGTAATATCCGTACGTTAGAAACGCTTACTGGTATTGATCTCATTATTGATGATACACCTGAAGCTGTTATACTATCTGGTTTCGATCCTATTCGTCGGGAAACAGCACGGATGGCTTTAGAGAAACTTGTTCAGGATGGTAGAATTCATCCAGCACGCATCGAAGAGATGGTTGATAAATCGCGTCGCGAAGTGGATGATTACATTCGCGAGGTTGGGGAGGAAACGACCTTTGAAATTGGGGTTCACGGTTTACATCCTGATCTCGTTAAAATTCTCGGTCGCCTGAAATATCGTACAAGCTACGGACAAAATGTTCTTAAGCACTCAACAGAGGTGGCCTATCTGTCTGGTCTCCTTGCAGCGGAGCTCGGGGAGGATGAGACACTGGCTCGTCGCGCTGGACTATTGCATGACATAGGTAAAGCGATTGACCATGAAGTGGAAG comes from the Halobacillus shinanisalinarum genome and includes:
- the rny gene encoding ribonuclease Y; the protein is MDMISIIFSLLALIVGSVVGYLIRKSIAEAKISSAEDLAKQIVEEGRRNADSAKKEALLEAKEENQTFRQEAENEIRERRMELQKTENRLTQKEENLDRKSGTLDQRDLSLEKKEGTLAERQQQIEEMESKVKAMLQEQQAELERVSGLTSDQAKQVILERVEQEVSHESALMVKEAENRAKEEADKKAKNILSLALQRCAADHVAETTVSVVNLPNDEMKGRIIGREGRNIRTLETLTGIDLIIDDTPEAVILSGFDPIRRETARMALEKLVQDGRIHPARIEEMVDKSRREVDDYIREVGEETTFEIGVHGLHPDLVKILGRLKYRTSYGQNVLKHSTEVAYLSGLLAAELGEDETLARRAGLLHDIGKAIDHEVEGSHVEIGKELATKYKENDVVINAIASHHGDEEPTSVIAVLVAAADALSAARPGARSETLENYIKRLEKLEEICESYGGVEKSFAIQAGREVRIIVRPDEIDDLKATSLARDIRNQIEGELDYPGHIKVTVIRETRSVEYAK